AACCTCGGCCTGGCCGGCACGCTGAAGCAGTGGGCCACCTATGGCGAAGCCACCGTCGCGCGCGGCAAGGACAGCGCGGGACTGCAGCTGGACGTGCGCGGCGACGACCGGCAGGCGCAGATCGTGCAGCTGCAGGCGGCGATGCCCACCGGTACGCTCGATCTCGGCGGTGCGGTGGCATGGGCGCCGGAACTGAGCTGGGACCTGAGCGGCAAGCTCGCCGGCTTCGACCCCGGCTATTTCGCGCCGGGCTGGGACGGCAACCTGTCGGGCCAGTTCGCGTCCAAGGGCAAGCAGTTGCCGCTGCGTCCGGACGGCAGCGCTGCCGGCTACCAGGCCAGCCTCGACGTGCCGCACTTGAACGGCAAGCTGCGCAGCCGCCCGCTCGACGCCAACGGCAAGTTCGCGCTGCAGGGCGAGCAGGGCGAAGGCAAGCTGCAGTTGGCGCTCGGCGACAGCCGCGTGCAGGCGCAGGGCAAGGTCGGCGACCAGCTCGACATCGATGCGCAACTGCAGCCGCTGCAGCTGGCCGACCTGCTGCCCGGCGCCACCGGCAGCCTGCGCGGCAGCGTGCAGGTCAAGGGCCGCCGCGACGCGCCCGACCTCACCGCCGACCTTACCGGCAACAGCCTGAAGTGGGACAGCTACGGTGCCGACAGCGTCACCCTGCGCGGGCGCCTGCCGTGGCGCGGCAGTGGCGGCGAACTGGCGCTGCGCGGCAGCGCGATCAACGCCGGCATGGTGCTGCAGACGCTGCGCGTGGATGCGCGCGGCGCGGTGGAGAACCTGCAACTCGATGCCGACACCCAGAACGACATGGGCACGCTCGCCCTGGCCGGCCAACTGCGCCGCGACGGCGCGCGCTGGCAGGGCGGCGTGAACACGCTGCGGGTGGCGCCGGCCAAGGGCGAGCCATGGCAACTGCGACAGCCGGCCACGTTCGCCATCGCCGGCAGCGCCTTCACCCTCTCCGACACCTGCCTCGGCGCGACCGGCGGCGGCGCGCTGTGCGTGGCCGCGAACTGGCCCAAGCAGGGCCTGACCGTGCGCGGCGACGCGTTGCCGCTGTCGCTGGTGCAGCCGTGGTTGCCGCCCAACAGCGGCCGCAAGATCTACCTGCGCGGCGAACTCACCCTCGACGGCAGCTTCAAGCCGGCCGGCAACGCCTGGCAGGGATCGCTGCGCCTGGCCTCGCCGGAAGGCGGCCTGCGCCTGGGCGACAACGCGCGCGGCGAACTGGTGCGCTACGACCAGTTCAGTTTCGTCACCGACTTCACCGCCCAGCACATCCACTCCAAGCTCGGCGTCGGCTTCAAGGGCGACGGCTTCATCGATGCCACCGTGGACACCGGCTGGGACGCGTACGCGCCGCTCACCGGCGAGATCTACATGAACATGTCGCGGCTGTACTGGATGGAGCTGTTCTCGCCGGACCTGGTGCGGCCCAAGGGCCTGGTCGAAGGCCACGTCAGCCTGCGCGGCACGCGTTCGCAACCCTCGATGGGCGGCAACGCCACGCTCAGCAACTTCACCGGCGAACTGCCGGCGCTGGGCCTGACCCTGAGCGAAGGCAACGGCCGCTTCGACGCCCAGCCCGACGGCTCGGCGCGCATCGTCGCCGCGGTGAAGTCCGGCGAAGGCACGCTCAACGTCGACGGCGGCCTGTCCTGGTACGGCGACACCACGCCGCTGCAGTTGAACATCCGTGGCAGCAACGTACTGGTATCGAATACCGCCGAACTGCGCGCGGTGGCCAATCCCGACCTGCAGTTCGGCATCGCCAACAAGACCATGAAGTTGAACGGCCAGGTCACCGTGCCGTCGGCGGACATCGACCTGGAGCGGCTGGACCGCGGCACCTCGGTCTCCGAGGACGTGGTGGTGCTGGACCCGGCCGACCCGGAAGAAGCGCCGAGCTCGCCGCTGGAGATGGACCTGCGCGTGGTGCTCGGCGACCAGGTCAAGATGGCCGGCTTCGGCCTGAAGGGCGCGCTGACCGGCACCATGCAGGTACGCTCGCGCCAGGGCCGCGAGATGACCGCCACCGGCGGCCTCGACGTCAGCGGCCAATACAAGGCCTACGGCCAGGACCTGACCATCAGCCGTGGCCAGCTGACCTGGAGCAACAACGTCGTATCCGACCCGCGCATCAACATGCGCGCGCAACGCAAGATCGGCGACGTCACCGCCGGCATCGACGTCACCGGCCGCGCCACCGCGCCGCGCGCCGACGTGTGGTCGGACCCGTCGATGTCGCAATCCGAAGCGATGTCGTATCTGGTGCTGGGCCGCAGCCTCAGCAACGCCAGCAGCGACGAAGCCGACCAGGTCACCGCCGCGGCCAGCGCGCTGTCGGCCGGTAGCGGCATTCTCGCCTCGCAACTCGGCGCCAGGCTCGGCTTCGACGACGCCGGCGTCAGCCAATCGCGCGCCCTCGGCGGCTCGGTGGTCGGCTTCGGCAAATACCTCTCGCCCCGGCTCTACGTCAGCTACGGCGTCTCCCTGGTCGGCAGCGGCTCGGTGCTGACCCTCAAATACCTACTCGGCCGCGGTTTCGACGCGGAAGTGGAATCGAGCACGGTGGAGAATCGTGGGTCGATCAATTGGCGGAAGGAGAAGTAGGGGAAAATCGGCGACAGACGAGCCGAAAATTACCTTGACAACTTCTTCACGCATTTGAGAAATTAGCGCCTCTGTCAGCGCAACGCTGGCAGCCAAAGGGGCGATAAATGTTCACTCAGCGGCAGGGATGGCGCAATGTCGTCCTAGTAGCGTTTTTGTCGGTATTGAGCGTGGGACAAGGAAAGGCCGTAACGCCGGAGGATGAATTCGACAAGCGAATTCGGACGTCGCAAAACATCCAGCCTTTGGGTGAAAGTCCTTTTGGCGAAAACATCAGCCTCTACAACGGAGCTTTGACTTTCAGACAGGTGGATATCGATCAGCCTGGGACCGGGCTGCCGATCCAGTTAGTCCGCACGTTCGACCCTTCCGATTCAAGTCCAAGGGAAGGCGCTGCACGCGCATTTTCTGATTGGCGCCTGGAAGTGCCGAATATTCAAACATTGACTACTAGCCAAAATATTTCTTTTTTTTCTGGGAATCGTTGCAGCAATTTTGGTTCAGCACCCTCTTTGGTTTTTAACCTGGGACGTCCGGCACCCGTTATCTACTACGCAGAGCAATGGTGGGGCGGGTACCAGTTGATCATTCCTGGGATTGGTCGCCAAGACTTATTGCGTCGAGATGCCTCCAACACACTCTCGCCGCAGATGACGGACTCCACTGGCGCGCAGCTGACGTTTCCCATAGTGACGCGTCAGCACTGGATGGTGACTTGTCTCGCTCAAACATCGAATGGACAGGGGGGACAAGGATTCCTAGCGGTTTCACCGGAAGGCACCAAATATTGGATGGACTGGCTGATCTATCGCGGTTACGACAATGTCGGTTTTGCGCAGCCTGGATTTGGCGGTGTCGATCGGCAAATGGCCATGATGATGGTATCTCGTGTTGAGGACCGCTTCGGTAATAGCCTTTCCTATCAGTACGATGGTTCGGGCAACTTGCTCAAAATCCAGGCAAGTGATGGCAGGGTGTTGGATTTAACCTATGAGGCATGGCAAGGCGTCAATACTTCAGCACCAAGTAGCAGAATTACTTCCGCAACTCTGCAGGCGGCTGATGCGCCTCCTAGAAGGTGGACATATTCTTACGCAACGCTTTCAGATAACAGAGCTCACTTGACTGCTGTCACGCAGCCCGACGGTAGCTCGTGGGGGATGGACTTCTCAGGTCTCTTCAATTTCAGTGGCATATCATATGTAACCTATGATCCGTATGACGGTTGTACGTTCAAGGTCGCGCAGAGCTCAGGTAGTACTAATCTGTCTTTGCGGCACCCTTCAGGACTTGTAGGTAATTTTAGTGTGGGTACCTTGATACGTGGTAGATCCTACGTTCCTTACCTGTGCGATTCCAGTTTTTCAGGGAATCGAAGTCTGAAAATCCCTAATGTTTACAAAAATATTAACTTACTGAATAAGCGTGTTTCCGGACCGGGCGTGCCGGAACAAACTTGGACGTATTCCTACTCTGCGCCAAACAACAGTTGGAGCAAAGATTGCGGTTCCGGCTGCGCTGCAACGGTGTGGACAGATGCGAGAACCCCTGCGGGATCGGTAACGCGCTATACTTTCAGTAATCGTTACGACTTTAGCGAGAGCCAGTTGCTGCGATCCGAATACTATTCGGGTGCAGTTGGTTCTACATTATTACGCAGCGAAGATTTTGGCTATGCCGCACCTACGATAGGTCCCTGGCCCAAGCTGCTAGGCAGCGTATTGCTTGATAATATCAACAATGCCCAGGTTGGCGCGCTTTCACCTCTCTACAATAAGGTCATATCCCAAGACAACACGCTCCACACCTACAATGTCAGCAACTTCGATATATTTGGGCGTGCTACGGTATTCACACGCTATAGTCCATGGCATCGCCGTAGTGACAGTGTGGACTATAGCGACAACGCTTCGAAATGGGTGCTGGGCCAAGTGGCAAAGCAAACGAACACTGATACCAGTTTGGTCGAGTCACAGGTCGAGTACGACGCGAACACCGCTTTGCCAACGAAGTCTTACGCATTTGGCAAGTTGCAGCAAACTATTGCT
This sequence is a window from Xanthomonas sp. CFBP 8443. Protein-coding genes within it:
- a CDS encoding translocation/assembly module TamB domain-containing protein translates to MSATGPATPAAPPPRRPRFYRRKRFWWGSALTIAGLGLLALIAVYWLLQTVAGRDVLLAQVVARLPAGSSLTWERAEGPLAGPLTLYNLDFRYEEIHFTAERAYLDPDIRPLLGRKLQLDVLQLKNATLNLAKSEEPFELPSWPQSLPQIEVPLALQADHITIDGLRITQAQQPMIDIRTLRGGIEVANGEFRSKQLVVTSDRGDFRVDGDYVPAQDYKADLTASAVLPAARGRTLARLGLVARGNLDKMEVAIAGNAPAPLRATLVFTGRTDPTWQFAASSKALDPSLFVPPGDAAADAGEPIAFDLSASGKGGDAKLQGQLAYGAQKLTLDPSNVRLDNQVLTVAPLQLRAFDGQARLRGTADFRDPDNATFRFSVNASGLKFATTPDPSTPDAPAVPIQLVEANLGLAGTLKQWATYGEATVARGKDSAGLQLDVRGDDRQAQIVQLQAAMPTGTLDLGGAVAWAPELSWDLSGKLAGFDPGYFAPGWDGNLSGQFASKGKQLPLRPDGSAAGYQASLDVPHLNGKLRSRPLDANGKFALQGEQGEGKLQLALGDSRVQAQGKVGDQLDIDAQLQPLQLADLLPGATGSLRGSVQVKGRRDAPDLTADLTGNSLKWDSYGADSVTLRGRLPWRGSGGELALRGSAINAGMVLQTLRVDARGAVENLQLDADTQNDMGTLALAGQLRRDGARWQGGVNTLRVAPAKGEPWQLRQPATFAIAGSAFTLSDTCLGATGGGALCVAANWPKQGLTVRGDALPLSLVQPWLPPNSGRKIYLRGELTLDGSFKPAGNAWQGSLRLASPEGGLRLGDNARGELVRYDQFSFVTDFTAQHIHSKLGVGFKGDGFIDATVDTGWDAYAPLTGEIYMNMSRLYWMELFSPDLVRPKGLVEGHVSLRGTRSQPSMGGNATLSNFTGELPALGLTLSEGNGRFDAQPDGSARIVAAVKSGEGTLNVDGGLSWYGDTTPLQLNIRGSNVLVSNTAELRAVANPDLQFGIANKTMKLNGQVTVPSADIDLERLDRGTSVSEDVVVLDPADPEEAPSSPLEMDLRVVLGDQVKMAGFGLKGALTGTMQVRSRQGREMTATGGLDVSGQYKAYGQDLTISRGQLTWSNNVVSDPRINMRAQRKIGDVTAGIDVTGRATAPRADVWSDPSMSQSEAMSYLVLGRSLSNASSDEADQVTAAASALSAGSGILASQLGARLGFDDAGVSQSRALGGSVVGFGKYLSPRLYVSYGVSLVGSGSVLTLKYLLGRGFDAEVESSTVENRGSINWRKEK